The DNA window AAGATTTGAATTTAATCATTTTTCGAGAAAATACTGAAGATTTGTATGCTGGAATTGAATTTGAAAAAGGTCAAAAAGAAACTTTAGATTTGATTAAAAAAATTAACGGTTTGCAGCCAAGGGAGATTCGAGATGATGCAGCTATTTCTATAAAGCCAATTTCTGTTTATGCGTCAAAACGAATTATAAAATTTGCATTTGATTATGCTGTTGAGCACAAGCGAAAGAAAGTTTCCTTGGTTCACAAAGCAAACATTATGAAGTTCACAGATGGCTTGTTTTTAAAAATTGGGCGTGAACTTGCTGAAGAATATAAAGAAAAAGTTGATTTTGAAGATGTTATCGTTGACAATATGTGCATGCAACTTGTTCAGCGACCCGGTCATTACGATGTTCTTGTTTTACCGAATCTTTATGGCGACATTGTTTCAGATTTATGTGCTGGTTTAGCTGGCGGCCTTGGCATTGCCCCGGGTGCAAATATTGGAGATGGTATCGCTTTATTTGAGCCGGTGCATGGGTCTGCGCCAAAATATGCAGGAAAAAACAAGGTTAATCCAACGGCAACAATTTTATCTGGCGTGATGATGCTTGATTATTTAAATGAAAAACAAGCAGCGCGAAAGCTTGAGAAAGCAATCATGGATATTATTCGTGAAGGCAAAGATGTTACGTATGATTTAAAGAAGAGTAGAGAGGATTTAGCAGCTGTAGGGACTCAAGAAATGGCAGATGCGATTTGTCGACGAGTTAGAGAGCTTTAATTTGCATTTTAAAATTATTTGATGAATTCAGCAATTCAATATTCTCGCAATATTATATGTAAGGTTACAGATTTAGGAGTTGTTCGATACCAGCAAGCGTATCAAGTTCAAAAAAAAGCACTCACAAAAGCAATTGCTCAAGCTTCTTGTGAGATTTTTTTATGTGAACATTGTCCTGTTATTACTTTGGGACGTTTATCGAATGAAAATAATATTTTGTTAGATCCAAAAGAAGTGATGAAAAAAGGAATTGAAATTTTGAAAGTTGATCGTGGAGGTGATGTTACTTTTCATACACCTGGACAGCTTGTCGTGTATCCTATTTTTTGTCTCAACTATTTCGGAAAAGATCTAAAATTATTTATTTTTAATCTTGAGCAGGTCGTTATTGATTTATTGGGATATTTTGGTATATTGGCTAGTAGGATTAAGGGCCATACAGGCGTTTGGGTTGGACCTAAGAAGATTGCTTCGATTGGTATTGGAGTTCAGAAATGGGTTTCTTTTCATGGGCTTGCCTTAAATGTAACTACGCATCTAAAAGATTTTTTAATTATTAAGCCATGTGGTCTTAGCGTTGAAATGACGTCTATGGAAAATGAAGCAGGAAAGCAGTTTGCAATGAAAGATATTAAAAGACAGATTGTTTTAAGTTTTAAAAATATTTTTAACCTAGAAATTCTATCTTAAGATAATGATAAAAATTAATGTTCCATTTTTGGGTGAAGGGATTGAAGATGTGACGGTTTCGGCCTGGTATTCCAAGGAAGGCGATTTGATTGAAATCGATCAGGATTTAGTTGAAGTTTCTGCAGACAAAGCAATTTTCAATATTGAATCTGACCGAAAGGGAATATTGAAACAAATTATTATTTCTGAGGGTAAATCTGCTAAAATTGGAGAAACGCTTGCTATCATAGAGGAATATCATGGAAAATCCTAGAATACTTTTAATGCACATCACAAAAACATCGGGTCACCATAGAGCGACCATGGCAATTGAGAATGCATTGAAGATTGTAAATCCTAGTATCGAAACGATGAATATTAATGGGTTTGCTTACGTGTATCCTATTTTAGAAAAGATTGTTAATCGAGCTTACATGAGCGTTATTAAGCGGCGTCCAAAAATTTGGGATTACCTTTACGATAATCCTGTTTTTATTAGTCGAACTGGTAATATTAAAAAGATTTTAAATAGCGCGAAGCATCCAAAGCTTGCGCGACTTTTTAATCGTTTTCAACCTGATTGCGTTGTTTGCTCTCAGGCTTTTCCTTGTGGTATGGTGGGCGACTTTAAGAAGCGGTACAAATATCCAGTTAAACTTATAGGTGTTCTTACAGATTTTGCACCGCATCATTATTGGCTTCATGACGAAGTTGATTATTATATTGTTCCAACGAAAGAAGCGCAGGATCGTCTGATTTTAGATGGCATTGCCAAAGAAAAAATTAAGCTTTTTGGCATCCCTATTGATCCAAGATTTAATACGCCTGTTCCGGTTAAAGAGGTTGCTGATAAATTAGGATTTGATTTAGGTGTTCCAACCATTTTGATTATGGGTGGAGGCCAGGGGCTAGGGCCTATTCGATCTATTGTTTCGAGTCTTGCAGAGCTAGATTTTAATTTTCAACTTATTGTTTTAGCCGGTACAAATAAAAAGATTTTAAAAAAGCTTAAAAAGATTCGTTTTCCAAATAAGCAAAAAATAAGAATTTTCCCTCACGTGAACAATGTTAATGAGTTGATGGATATATCAACGATAATTGTTACAAAGCCTGGTGGAATGACAACAGCTAGATCGGAAGAGCAC is part of the Candidatus Omnitrophota bacterium genome and encodes:
- the lipB gene encoding lipoyl(octanoyl) transferase LipB produces the protein MNSAIQYSRNIICKVTDLGVVRYQQAYQVQKKALTKAIAQASCEIFLCEHCPVITLGRLSNENNILLDPKEVMKKGIEILKVDRGGDVTFHTPGQLVVYPIFCLNYFGKDLKLFIFNLEQVVIDLLGYFGILASRIKGHTGVWVGPKKIASIGIGVQKWVSFHGLALNVTTHLKDFLIIKPCGLSVEMTSMENEAGKQFAMKDIKRQIVLSFKNIFNLEILS
- a CDS encoding isocitrate/isopropylmalate dehydrogenase family protein, with the translated sequence MAYNVTLLPGDGIGPEVSCAMKKCVDSTGVDIHWDEQIVGSYAIKEYGTPLPEKVFESIRKNKVAIKGPIETPVGKGFRSVNVQLRQELDLFACVRPARYIEGTKSIAKDLNLIIFRENTEDLYAGIEFEKGQKETLDLIKKINGLQPREIRDDAAISIKPISVYASKRIIKFAFDYAVEHKRKKVSLVHKANIMKFTDGLFLKIGRELAEEYKEKVDFEDVIVDNMCMQLVQRPGHYDVLVLPNLYGDIVSDLCAGLAGGLGIAPGANIGDGIALFEPVHGSAPKYAGKNKVNPTATILSGVMMLDYLNEKQAARKLEKAIMDIIREGKDVTYDLKKSREDLAAVGTQEMADAICRRVREL